The Zea mays cultivar B73 chromosome 7, Zm-B73-REFERENCE-NAM-5.0, whole genome shotgun sequence DNA segment aacaccgctgagggtcatgttggtcttgacaagttcgtcatcttgtttacctaattttctgtataatgaataaggcattagatttacagccgcccctccatctaccaacatcttagcaattggtatcccatcaatgtggccgcgcacgaagagcggctttaaatgatttaccgattcttttggtttagtaaaggcggcttctttaggaccaaaatcaaactgggcaacaacaggttcatcgtcgccgataatagtacaatcggcagaaaatgtaataatatttacatccatacctgggcgttctggagaagcctcgtagtcgaccaggtcttctcccagcagatcgtcctcttccattgatgttgtcgtgtcgttggaggcttcctggtgaacggcggacggtccgcgtgcgggggccggacggtccgcgcctggtgcaggtcgtccagagacttcctggtgaacggcggacggtccgtgcgcaggggccggacggtccgcgcctggtgcagattgactttctatttctgtggccgtttgttttttctcaacggccttcggtctccatttcttttgcggtggcgggtatagtggatgtgtgtcattaaatgtcttttccgcctccttctcctggctctcctttgctcttaggcgctgtaattttctcttttgggatcgtgtcaatcccgctgggcaccatcgaggcatggagtattttggatcgactgttttgatggtagccgtatccttttcggttgtgttggccgatttgccgaaaatcatcggccctttattatcttcttgtatgacaacatctgcagtgcctattttgatgatgtccttttttgttgcagtcagatgcccccctgccggattggtcggtctaggaggccgagtagtccggcaatcttgttgggcctgtgcctggtgaccagattcagcagcgctcaatcggtcttgcactggcggcgccaacctatcaaaaacggatgtttggggtgccccccaggcggggtactgtgacatcccaaatggatatggtggcatgccccacatttgatttgggacatatggtggaggtaagtatgtgtatggatatggcatagatggataagggggtggaggggtccatgtcggcatgttaggtctcaattgtacaataggacctttcatttcttccgattggtgaggtggtccaatcggcctgacctgacgttgctcatgaatgggtgagcggggtcgcttcggtggccggtcactggggccggccttcttcttcacatatttagacaacaattgatcgaaagtcgggccaggcttgatcagccgaccagctgctttaaatgtatttgttttccacgtacctatctctggtcgtcgtggtttgaaggtacgtggtcgctgcgagtcctgagcatggccggatCGTCCGCCAGAGTCGTCCGAACCGTCCGGggaagcgtcggaccgtccgcgtcgggatggcggactgtccgtgatgcgcagcacgggttcctgcaactgtctccctgtctgcgcttgccccccagtgttagaggctgtgatggtcaccttcagtgtctcccctccatcgggggtcttctcggccaccaccttCCTGCAAGCAACTTTACAATCTCCATCGGCccttttagcattgccgatgattgtttccttgcctttgcctttatcggctgtatttggccgaaccaagactttcttgccctcgaagtcaatcatgttcatcggaaagggctctgtatccacctgcatttcctgaaatttcaatcgtccttcgttaatggccgattgaatctgtcgccgaaatacattacaatcattagtggcatgagaaaatgagttatgccacttgcagtacgcacgacgttttagctcgtcggtggatggaacagtgtgatttattttaatattgccatttttaagtaactcatcaaatattttatcacatttaccaacattaaatgtaaactttacctcctcttgccgtttcttttgaaccggctgtaaggaagcacaagccgaagatttagcctgctttggccaaaccatttcagcagcgtacacttctgctgattcgtcatctgagctactttggtcgcattctactatgtgtacgttgtgacgcattgttttagcagtttctttgctccggctttcgcaagccaaagctctctggtgtaactgtgctagtgtaaaaaattggatgccttctaatctttcttttaaataatatcgcagaccattaaaggctaatcctactagctgtttctctgctaaatgaatttgaaagcatcggtttcttgtatctcggaatctccggatgtaatcattaaccgattcatcttttgtctgtcgcaacgacgctaaatctaccaaatccaactcatagtcaccggagaaaaaatgatcatgaaatttttgttctaaatccccccatgatgaaatggaattaggaggtaaagtggcgtaccatgcaaacgcagttcctgttaaagataatgaaaataaacgtacgcgaaacgcctctgtgtcggccaactctcctaattgtgctaaaaattggcctatgtgttcacgtgtgttctttccttgatcacccgaaaattttgtgaattcgggtatcctggttccctgtgggtatgggtggtgatcaaatcggctgtcataaggtttccgatatgattgccccccagggaccatgcttactccgagcttatctcggaacgccccggctatttcttcccttactatatcaatggcagccggtgcgagaccaccggctctctggtcaaacataggtggggttggttgcatgttgGTATGTTGTCGTTCCTCCCACTGGTTTGAGCTACgaggtgcatttccatttgccctatatggctcataggtttgatcgtttctttccggccttctaggtggggccggaaagctttcctgggctctggatcctgaattaatgggctggtgcatcacatagtgtgatgggaagtgttgctgggacgggcgaggattcatgtaACAATCCTCcgcaaaagactcatgcgcggactgtccggatacgtacccggaccgtccgtggttatatgcggatcgtccgtcgttgtatgcggaccgtccgactgggtagtttgggttctgtgccgtgtgtggtggctcgggcgcatatctaggtaactcattaaaaataggcccgactgttgctggaccggacggtccgcgctcatgtgcggacggtccgggcatgtgcagatcggctggtttgctgccgatttgcggttgcttagggtatgtgtccatcggcatcccataaaggggttgtgactggtcgtgacaacctgtagccgatgtgttacacgcgttatcccctaactcaacctcgtgcgaaggaaaatttgcggtactagatttatcaaatgcacgtactagtttcttaagatcgctttgcataccccctatgatgttctgcatttgttcacgctgatcttctacataatttctaagagattgcagatcgttggtattacttacattggggatatctggcgtgggttggagcgaagccggatccgtcgcccgatgtcggacgaccttgttgttcctgtccactttgaagttggccaagaactttgctttcgcctcctggatcatccgctccttgtgctcctcaaactggagctgctcgtcagccggcaaggttttccaagtcggctctatgatgttgcttggagaaatatcagagctatcccttgaaccggccattgagggccgatttgataagcttagatatgtcgtccccagcggagtcgccaaaaagtatgttgacgctttttcggagcgccaaacactcaacaagaaccgtggcggtgccctctgcacaggggcggacggtccgtgcgcaggggccggacggtccgcggcctggtgcgaagcgcggtggtgctctctgcgcaagggcggactgtccgcggcctggggccggacggtccgcggcctggtgcgcggctgggacttctgcctgacggccgaacggtccgcgccctggggccggacagtccgcacgtacgcagggacggcggaagatcgccgacggcgcctggatctcgctcccgggagggaccccgtcggggagtagagatcctaggtggtgtctaggctcgggcaggccgacctagactcctctaatcgacgtagagtcgaggagaggcggagaatttggggattgggaggctaaacctacactagactagaactactcctaggataaaatgcgaataaaagttgtattgattcgattattgatcattacaaatcggccgtagacctctctatttatagaggaggggggctggaccctttacacaactgattccgagctaatcccgcaaatatagctaacaaccgtagcacaaaactcggaaccctaatctgttctgcgcacgcgcggaccgtccggcccacaggcgcggaccgtctggaccgcggaccgtccggcctcagggccggactgtccgccggcTCAAAACTGGTTCGAacagcacccatcaggcctctgcagctttatgctgatgggggttatcagctgagaattaggcgtcttgagggtacccctaattatggtccccgacacagtgTTCCCCACGTCTAGTTCGAGAGACGATACAGAGCACTGTTGGAGAGAGCCTCAGTCATTTGTTGATTCCCTTCATATTttgtactaggtgagtgcccgtgcgttacgacgggaacatataataacacgataacttatatacaaacgtTTATTTTTGTGTGCAATACAGCTCAATAGACCACTATCAGAGAAATATCAGTGTAGTCTGCTGCCTCTCTATGGCTGGTAAGGGCCTTCTTGAGTCTCTGCTCGGCATCCTGCCACATGTGGTTTGATGCAGATCAACACAACTAATCGGTTGCATTAATCAAGATATGTTATGACGAGATCTTTTAATTGTTCAATTGTACGCAGGGTACCTCCTCCTTGGGGTGCCATGAAAAACAtgcacacaaaaattcgagacgtCGCATCGCGCGCATACAAGAAGTTCCAAGTGTACGGCTGTCCGTTTGAGCAAAACAAGGATAGGTAAATCCATTGATCCCATGATCAGTTCTACATGTGAAAAATGGCAAATTTTAGAGTTGTAGGGTTGTATTTGGTGATGATTGCTTTTGCCCAAAAATAATATTCAGAACATGCTGACAACTGAAATGGTAGTCTGCTTCAATTATTAGGCTCAAGAGCAGGGGAGTTGAGCTAGGCGTCGCGGACCATGGCGGCCATCTCGGCCAACTCGAAGCTGCCAAGCCAGATGCGCATCTTGGTGCCAGCTACCGGATCTTCGATACCGTCGCTcatggaagtcggtggcggctcCGCTCGTCGTCGGAGCCATATGCAGGTGCTTGCCCAACCACTTGTTACGAATTAGCAAAATGATTAATGTGTGCATGCTATAGATTCGCCGGTTCTTCTCTGTTGCGACTTGCGAGGGGAAAAAGTGTCTCATAGACCACAAATACAAATACATGTAGACGAATTAGAAAAACAAAACAAATACGGTAAATGACAGGTTAATAAATTAGTACATGTTTGTAAACCCATTTCTGCGAAGCATTATGACTTCGTTTGTTTCAACTTTATTCAACTACTGATAGCACAAGCTGTTGCAGACCGTTAAACACTAAGATTTTCAGTCCGCTTCTATGAAAATCGTTTTAGTCAAAATCGtctaaaatcaacataaacaaagAATTGGCCAAGTCGTTGCAATAGAAAGAAATAATCACTTTCTACATCCTAAACCTTATGAACTtttttatcttcctccgcacgtaatcgtCACGACAATTATATTCTCTTCACAGCCAGATCCTTCCTACAACCAGTTTCTCAGAAAAGCTCCTTGAAAAAAAAACTGGACCAATCATGCCCCTGTTTGTTGGCCCAAAAATACAATTGTCTCGCTATTTAGCATGATATATCTTGATATATCCTAATATTCGCAAAATTTCCATACATCATTAAGTATTAACTACATTAGAAGTTAGTACATTTTATCTTATATACTTCAGAATCCGATATCTGATAATCTAGTCAAACACCTAGATTCTAACTAACACATTCTACAAGCAGCTTTTCTCCACAGTAGCTTCTCCAACCAGATCATTTCCCAGCTCAAAGAAGGCGGTATCGTGTGATCATTCAATTCCCCGTTACCCTGTGATCTTGACGGCCTAATATTTTACTGAAACGGGACTCGTGTCTCTCTCTCGACCTTAAGTCTTAATCCAGTGGTTAGACCGTTAGATTACCACGCTTTTATTTGTCTGTAGCAATCTTTTGAAATCCTGCATATATATGGAACGGTAGATGTTCAAATGGATGGGTCGGACCCGCCCGAGCACGGCTAGACCTGACATAGATTGAAACGtgtctagagatggcaatggataAATACTCATCGGTATTACTACCACATAACCATATCTACGACAAAAAATAATCATGTCGGGTGACCCATATACATTGGTAGGTATGAGTCACCCGTACCTACAAAgattaaacatctatcaaaatggTATATTATATAAATGTCAAGTATATTCATCTAAATACCATTATAAATTTCTAGCAATattttaaccatccattcaacaacACCAAAGATAATGAATAAAGTAGCAACATTAGGGTAGTATTACGTAGCACATTACATGGTCATCAAATAGCCGTTAAGCCTTATATGACACTATAGCCTAAAAGATTGTTAAATCGTAAAAAAGATGGATGATTGAAGCCCAAGTTCATGCTTTTGGGCCAAGTTATGCTGGGTATTTATATCGACGGGTAAATGGGTAAGGGTGAGGGCGGAACGTTCTAATATCCGTTTATCCATTGGGTAAATATTTTTGTCTAATAAAAGACCTACATGTAGAACATTTATTTATATGAAAAATGGGGAAAAACTAAAAATTGGTCAGTGTCGAGCTTAGCTCACCATGCCACATCTTCGGCATAAGCACGATCCGATGACTGGACCAGACCAGTATGGGCTCTGTTCCCTATGTGATGTGTTGGGTTTGGACTGACCTAAACCGATGCTGGGTTTCAGGTGGCCCGGCAAGCTTGGTCCGTTTTGACATGTATATCTAACGGGAAGAAGAGATGAGAAATGCAGGAGACGTTTTGGTGATGAAAAATGTGTGGCATGACTTGTCGATGCATGTCGCCATCACCAACTTGCTCTCTCTCCCTTCAGAATCCTGCTTTCATTTCCATGGGTGTTTAGTTTCATATCTGCAGTGAATCTTGCAAAGTAGTGGCACGTGTTTTAGTTTTTAGTGcggaaggaaaaaggtaaaaaaaAAAGAAGAGGAAGCAAAGGTGAGGTTGGATTGGTGAACTGGGCAGGGCATGGCAGGAGGGAGGGGCACCAGCCAAGCCAACCATAGCAACTTCTCTACCCTAGGCGTCTCTGTCAGCCCACTCCGATTTGGGCCGCCACCACTAGTGATGGCCCAtcaccgccgccgcctcctccacTCTCCCTCCATCCATTTACCACCCCAccccgccgccgccctcctcttCTCTCCCCTGAGCCTGACTGGAACCTTCCCGAGAGAGGATACAAAGGCACCCGGATCGAGGAAACCAATCCATTCCATTCCACACAAGGCTAGGCACAAGCGAACCAAACCCATGGCGTCCGACGGCAGCGGCGTGGTGACGGTGTACGGCAGCAACGGCGCGGAGCTGCTGGAGCCGTCCAAGCAGCCCAAGTCGGCGACTTTCTCCGTCAAGGTGGGGCTGGCGCAGATGCTCCGGGGCGGGGTCATCATGGACGTGGTGACCCCGGAGCAGGCGCGCCTCGCGGAGGAGGCCGGCGCGTGCGCCGTGATGGCGCTGGAGCGGGTCCCCGCCGACATCCGCGCGCAGGGCGGCGTGGCGCGCATGTCGGACCCGGGCCTCATCCGCGACATCAAGCGCGCCGTCACCATCCCGGTCATGGCCAAGGCCCGCATCGGGCACTTCGTGGAGGCCCAGATCCTGGAGGCCGTGGGCGTCGACTACGTGGACGAGAGCGAGGTGCTGACCCCCGCCGACGACGCGCACCACATCAACAAGCACAACTTCCGCGTCCCCTTCGTCTGCGGCTGCCGCGACCTCGGCGAGGCGCTCCGCAGGGTGCGCGAGGGCGCCGCCATGATCCGCACCAAGGGGGAGGCCGGCACGGGCAACGTCGTCGAGGCCGTGCGCCACGTGCGCTCCGTCATGGGCGACGTCCGCGCGCTCCGCAGCATGGACGACGACGAGGTCTTCGCCTACGCCAAGCGCATCGCCGCGCCCTACGACCTCGTCATGCAGACCAAGCAGCTGGGCCGCCTCCCCGTCGTGCAGTTCGCCGCGGGGGGTGTCGCCACGCCCGCCGACGCCGCGCTCATGATGCAGCTCGGATGCGACGGCGTCTTCGTCGGCTCGGGCATCTTCAAGAGCGGCGACCCCGCGCGCCGCGCCCGCGCCATCGTCCAGGCAGTCACCCACTACAGCGACCCCACCATCCTGGCCGACGTCAGCACGGGGCTCGGGGAGGCCATGGTCGGCATCAACCTCAACGACCCCAAGGTGGAACGATACGCCGCCAGATCCGAGTGAACCCTTTCTTTCCGTAGTCATCTCCATCCATCTGCCTTGGATTGCATTTCCGTCGTCTCATGTCTCTCAATCAGTAATAATGGAATGAATGAAATGGTAAGAAACAAAGCTATGGTACTATGCAGAACCTCTTTAATTTTGTGCTACTGTACTAAGTTAGCCTAGTCCCCCCCACCCTGGATTATCATGTACTCAAATGTTGGATGGATTGTATGTCTGTCACTGAGCCAGACCTTATTGCTATGAACGATGAATCAATCCTCTTTCTCGAGGCTAAGACGGCTAATCGCCTTGATCGGAAAGGTGAAGTGAATGAGCAAAATCTTGTTTGCACTTGTCTCGGCCACACATCAATTCTTAGCTTTGGGATTCCAGCAGCTCACATTGAGTGGTTGAAATTTTTGAAGCCTGGAATTTATTAAGTTTTGGTTGGGCGGCAAGTTGGTTGTGACGACGTATTTCTAGACGAGTGTGATCTGTGGCAGCATGGTGTTCCCCTTGTGAGTTTTCAGGAACTGAATTTCTTATATATATAGTCTTGAGTCAATTTCATGTGCCCCACACGCTTGAGAAGCCCTTGATTTTTGTCTAGCTTGTGGTAAGGATTTTTTTGGAGGTCCCCTGTTGTTCCAATTGCGCAGGCTATACTTGAATCTGAAAAACGAACTGATTCCAGTGAGATTCCTATGAAACCAGGAAGATTGAACTTTCTTTCCCAGTTCATCTCCTACTACATGGACACATTAGCAACCCTGTTCCTGCCGCCAATACACATTTCAGACCGGAACTGATAGATTAGGGACAGTTGAACGGTGTGAGCTCATGTTATAGTAACCCTGTTTCCTTTGTCTTGGCCCAAACGGGGTACGTCTGTTGCTCACCAGTCCCTGTTTATTCGCGATGAGAGTGAAGTCATCTGGCCTATCGGATCAAGAACCATATAGATTTCTGCAGCTTACTACTTCCTCTTCTAAATAAAACACATTTTAGAATTTCTAGACTTGATACATTAATTTTATTACATATCAAGATACGTGCATAACAAAAAAAACTACGCACCTAGAAAAATCGGAACGACTTTGAAATGGAGTACAGTTTGATGGTaggcaaggaccaacattggatAAAATTGCACAAAGGACAAAGTTCTAAATACTGGTGTTTTGTTCACATCCATCACTAATGCCAGTATAATAAAGGATGCATATATACTATAGATTTAGAACAAATGCAATGCAACCAAAAAAAATCTCCAGAAAAGGGTGAGTGAGGTGTGGAATTGATAATCTGAATACACATACACCCATCTCAACACGTTTTACCAGCAACGGACAACAAGATACAAGCTCCATACTAACTATGTTTCTATTCCTCATCAGAAGAGTCGATTGAAGGAACCTTTTTTTCCTCACTGACAGCGGAAGAATCCTACTCATAAAACAAAAAAAAGGTCAGTTAGAGACAAAAGGCAGACAGACTGCGCATAAATTTCCACTTCGTGGCCAACAGAAAAAAGAACACATCAATGAGGAGACATTACCTTCATTTTGTCCCAGTCCTTCAATTTAGAACCAAGCATGTATGTGTCACGAAGAGGTGCCCATGCTGGTTCATCTTCATCTTTGACGGCGTGCTAGAAAAGGCAGATATCAAACATGAGAAAGACAGCCCAAGGCATTAAGATTCACATTTCACTTACAAAGCAATTATCGCACCAGAGTGGATAGTAGCAAACACCAGCTAGTAACACCACCTATCAGGCTAAAGACTAACCCACACATGTGACTCTTCAATTTGTAAAACCAAATTTGTTAACTGGCCTCGTTAGTCTTTAGTTAGAACAATCATGAAAACCAGGACCCCTAATTTTACCACTGCTGTCCAGCCTTGTCGTTATTATCCCATGGCAAACAAACAAATCTTTAGGAGCACGGAGCCTGGGTACTGGCTAGCACCTAGGGTGCCTAGAAAATTAGGCATTTTGTCTTTGCCAGTAAAGAGAGAACCGGGCACAGAACAAGAGGATGGCACCGTGTTCATGGTTGCCGCTACTAAACCATTTACTCAAATGGTTATGGTCGCCAGGTCTAGTCAGCCATCCTGTGCAGCTAGCCTATTAAAGCAAAACCACAACAGTCATGTGGCGCACAGCACCTACGTGGCTACTTCTTTAGAAAATTTAGTAAGTGGGGTTACTCTTATTGCAACAAACTTGCCCAAACAATGAACTAGTTAACTAGTTAGTTAATTTTATCATTAATCCAGATCTTAATAACTATGGGTTTGATTGCTTATACACCCTAAAGACATAGTGGGTAGTACAAAATCCTACCATTCAACATACTATCTCCTAATGATGTATGGAAAAAATCCGCAAAATAGTTTAACAAAGGGAGTGCACAATTTAGTTTGGTCTCCATAATAATATTACAAGGATGAGATTCAAGTGCATACAAGGTACTGTGCTACAGCTATACCTTGAGATTCATGCCAACTCGAAATAAAAATTTCCCAGGCATCAATCAATATATGTCGATGTGGAAAGTGGGTGGTATGTTCCTTTAACTAGTTTGGCAAATGTCATGGCAGTGAGACATCAACACCATATTGTCCACGTAAAGGAGTCATCAAGAAATCAGTTGCAGTAGGTACCTTTGAGAAATTTGAAGATGTATTCCTCTTTTTATCTTGATGAGATGGCATCTCCAGTTCTgataggaaggtgttttttctttcttttgcTATAACTGTCAGAAGTTTTCAGGAAATCGTTCAGAATGTTAAGATATGATAATTGCTGATGTTTCTCGAAATGAAACGCATAAAAGTGAACACAATGTGTACAACAGAAGTTTgatataacagtataacacaataCTGCACTAAACTGTAATGAAGGGCAGCAGATGTTGTTGTTTGCACTTCTTAATTTGTACGTTTCTTTTTTAGCAATTAAGCACGTGTGCATCTATTTGCATTCATTCAATCGTATATCAAGAAGACATTCAGTGGTTTATCAGTCTTGGCTTTTGTAGGTCCAGCTAACATAGTCCTACACTGCTGAATAACAAGAATACAAACCAACTGCAGTATGCATTGAATTTCTAGTCTTCTAGATAGGGCCTAATTTGATAAGTGCTCAATAAATTTGGGCCAGCTCAGCCGATTTCAGTTTCACACTTCAATAACTCAAAATTATAAAGATCTGCCCCCATATGCCAAGTTGATCTTTGTCAGTTGGGTGCATAGACAAAAATATCAGATAATTGTTTTGTCATCTTTAGTCCTTGATGGGTTCATAGAGTTCAGAAATAGTAGAGGAACGGATGTAACATACTAGAATGAGGAGTCAACAATATACCTGTGGCATCTTTAGTCCTTGATGGGTTCAAATCTTTTCGAGATTTCTGTGCCTTGCTCACCTGGAAATAAAAGGCACTGTCAATAACTTCCAGCTCATATATACAAAAAGCAAATATATATTCATATGCACATAAATTGTTTTGCACCATCATTTAGCACATATAGGTGAAGCCATTTTGGACATTGGATGGAATAATGCATCTGATGAACAAACATGGAGCGGCCAGAGGGTTCTCGATCCTAAGACCTAGAATGGTACTTTGTCTACTTTCGTATAATTGGTGTGAAACACCCAAAACCATTTCAGAAGCAAGAATGGGTGGACTAAACACAGCTCAGCTCACTACAATAGTGAAGAGTAGCCTGCAGAGTTTAAAAGTGACAGAGACTGATATAAGATTGGTGTGCTTACCGCATTGAAAAGCCTGACAACTGATTGACCAGCGGCCAAACAATCCATGTAAAAAATACCACAAATTAGTCAATAACACATTGAATTTGGTAATGATAAATCAGCAACCTGAGAGATGCAAAAATGACGCTGGAGTTAAAACAGAGCATTACCCCCCTTGGTTGCAACCTTGATGAGCTCCTTCTCTTTGCTGTCCAAGTGGTCTTTAGGTATGACATGCCCCTTCTCTGCTGCCTGAATTTTAGGTTTCCAGCAAGCG contains these protein-coding regions:
- the LOC100272732 gene encoding Probable pyridoxal 5'-phosphate synthase subunit PDX1.1, yielding MAHHRRRLLHSPSIHLPPHPAAALLFSPLSLTGTFPREDTKAPGSRKPIHSIPHKARHKRTKPMASDGSGVVTVYGSNGAELLEPSKQPKSATFSVKVGLAQMLRGGVIMDVVTPEQARLAEEAGACAVMALERVPADIRAQGGVARMSDPGLIRDIKRAVTIPVMAKARIGHFVEAQILEAVGVDYVDESEVLTPADDAHHINKHNFRVPFVCGCRDLGEALRRVREGAAMIRTKGEAGTGNVVEAVRHVRSVMGDVRALRSMDDDEVFAYAKRIAAPYDLVMQTKQLGRLPVVQFAAGGVATPADAALMMQLGCDGVFVGSGIFKSGDPARRARAIVQAVTHYSDPTILADVSTGLGEAMVGINLNDPKVERYAARSE